The genome window AATAGGAACTCGCATTATCCCTATGTGGAGTTAGCTGCCCACCCGATCCCGTGAGGTCCCGGTCGGGCCACGTTGCCCGGGGAAGGTTCAAATCCCGGCGGCCCCACCAATCCTAAATCTTATTTGCTTCATTGCTTATTCCGGGAAAACATTAATAATGTCCTAAGCATCTTGGGATTATATGGTTCTCTATGCCAAGGATATAATGAAGAAGTACACTAAGCAGATTGATGGGGGCTTAACGGCTCTGGATGGAGCTAAAATAATGGCGGAGGATCACGTGGGTTTCCTAATAATTAGAGAAGAGGGGAAGCCCGTCGGAATAGTGACGGAGTGGGATTATGTGAGCAAAATAGTGGCTAAGGGCATTGATCCCAGCAAGGTATTGCTGCGGGATATAATGACCAAGCCGCTTACATATATTGATCCAAATACTCCTACGGATCAAGTTGCGACGCTAATGGCACAGAAAGGAATAAGGAGACTGCCCGTTATAGATAATGGTGAATTAGTGGGCGTCGTGACGTCCAGAGATATATTGAGGATTTTCAGGGAGTACGTGGATAAGATAACCACTCTAATAGCTAGCTTCTCAACCTAATCCTTTATTCTGGCGTTTAGGAAAGAAATTTTTATAAATATATGTCAAATGATAAATCCATGCCGCTTCCTCCAACAACTAAGGAAGTAACTTACTTCGCTGATTATTGCCGTAATGAGCCGCGGTTGGTGTCGTTATATGAGTAGGGGCAATATAGTTCTAGTGATCACTAGTTTGGGTTCCTTCCTATCGGTTCTAAATTCAACATCGCTCTTAATAGCGCTTCCATCAATGATGATTGATTTAAAGATGAGCTTCTTCTTGGTGATATGGGTGCTAACGGCATACTCAATAGCATTGGCAGTCCTCTCCCCGGTGCTGGGCAAGTACTCCGATGTAAGGGGAAGAAAAAATATATACAGTATCGGCTATTTAATCTTCTTCATTGGCTCCTTATTGGCCGGAGTAAGTCCTAATTCATTGCTAGTATTA of Thermocladium sp. ECH_B contains these proteins:
- a CDS encoding inosine-5-monophosphate dehydrogenase, translating into MVLYAKDIMKKYTKQIDGGLTALDGAKIMAEDHVGFLIIREEGKPVGIVTEWDYVSKIVAKGIDPSKVLLRDIMTKPLTYIDPNTPTDQVATLMAQKGIRRLPVIDNGELVGVVTSRDILRIFREYVDKITTLIASFST